In a genomic window of Leishmania mexicana MHOM/GT/2001/U1103 complete genome, chromosome 30:
- a CDS encoding amino acid permease 3, with protein MSKPNEPVPAQAGGQILSDSLMDGNAANAVTKYPSGEHDNHPLKRGSLTDSSSHNGNGADAAKPERNIIFRFTGWLIPYGGVISNCFSLGSVTLGGGIISMPSSFAMSGIIMSVIYLVVITAATVYTMTLLGYAMKATGCKTFEELSLVLFGRGWDYFVGFVLWLSCFGTAVAYISAVSSLITPILEKSPGTPAYLLTTSGNRLITSLVWLVFMVPVVIPKRVNSIRYVSAIGVFMVLYFVATIVVHSSMHGLKEGMRGDMKYFTSGNEAVYGLSIFIFSFLCQAVTGSVYFEQRPRPSVSQLTIASAISMTVCMVLYILTGVFGYFDFADDTQDSILYNFDPVNQPYMMIAYIGMLIKICAAFAMNMLPCRNFVYHCLNWDLDTVPYWKHTIVILTMAVAILVCGLFIPSINTAFGLVGSLCGGFIGFIFPAYFWMYSGNWSMASVGIWHWLATYFLVVAGVIAVVFGTITTIYYSFFV; from the coding sequence ATGAGCAAGCCTAACGAGCCTGTTCCAGCACAGGCGGGGGGCCAGATCCTGAGCGACTCGCTGATGGACGGGAACGCGGCCAACGCCGTCACTAAATACCCGAGCGGTGAGCACGACAACCATCCCCTTAAAAGAGGAAGCCTGACGGACTCATCGAGCCACAATGGCAAcggtgccgacgccgccaagccggAGCGCAACATCATCTTCCGGTTCACCGGGTGGCTGATACCGTATGGGGGTGTCATCTCGAACTGCTTCAGCCTTGGCTCCGTCACACTCGGCGGCGGTATCATCTCGATGCCGTCGTCCTTCGCCATGTCGGGCATCATCATGTCTGTCATCTACCTGGTGGTCATcacagcggcgacggtgtaCACCATGACGCTGCTTGGCTACGCGATGAAGGCGACGGGCTGCAAAACGTTCGAGGAGCTGTCTCTCGTGCTCTTTGGTCGCGGCTGGGACTACTTCGTTGGGTTTGTCCTGTGGCTGTCGTGCTTTGGCACGGCGGTCGCCTAcatcagcgccgtcagcagccTCATCACGCCGATCCTCGAGAAGTCGCCCGGCACGCCCGCGTACCTGCTCACCACCTCCGGCAACCGCCTGATCACGAGCTTGGTATGGCTCGTGTTCATGGTGCCCGTCGTGATTCCGAAGCGCGTGAACAGCATCCGCTACGTCTCCGCAATCGGTGTCTTCATGGTGCTGTATTTCGTTGCCACCATTGTGGTGCACTCGAGCATGCATGGGCTGAAGGAGGGCATGCGCGGTGACATGAAGTACTTCACCAGCGGTAACGAGGCGGTTTACGGATTGTCCATCTTCATTTTTTCGTTTCTGTGCCAGGCTGTGACGGGGTCAGTGTATTTCGAGCAGCGCCCTCGCCCGTCTGTGAGCCAGCTGACGATTGCGAGTGCGATCTCGATGACGGTGTGCATGGTGCTGTACATCCTCACTGGCGTGTTTGGCTACTTTGACTTCGCGGATGATACGCAGGACTCCATCCTGTACAACTTTGACCCTGTGAATCAGCCGTACATGATGATCGCGTACATTGGCATGCTGATCAAAatctgcgccgcctttgcGATGAACATGCTGCCGTGCCGAAACTTCGTCTACCACTGCCTGAACTGGGATTTGGACACGGTGCCGTACTGGAAGCACACCATCGTGATTCTCACCATGGCTGTCGCCATCCTTGTGTGCGGTCTGTTCATCCCGAGCATCAACACGGCCTTTGGTTTGGTGGGCTCCCTGTGCGGCGGGTTCATCGGCTTCATCTTCCCTGCGTACTTTTGGATGTACAGCGGCAACTGGAGTATGGCATCTGTGGGCATCTGGCACTGGCTGGCGACGTACTTCCTCGTGGTGGCGGGTGTCATTGCAGTTGTCTTTGGCACCATTACGACGATCTACTACAGCTTCTTCGTGTGA